Proteins from one Rosa chinensis cultivar Old Blush chromosome 7, RchiOBHm-V2, whole genome shotgun sequence genomic window:
- the LOC112179928 gene encoding 2-oxoglutarate-Fe(II) type oxidoreductase hxnY isoform X3, protein MAEGLKLPIIDLSSPDRTSSARLIRQACMECGFFYLVNHGVEEELLGRVFDQSSKFFSLPLEVKSKLARKQNRGYTALFAENLDPTASSKGDSKESFYIGPLEDATQNKLNQWPSEDILPSWRPTMESYYKKVLSTGKRLLSLIALALNLDEDFFEKVGGLNKHTALLRLLHYPGQLGSSDEEVLGASAHSDYGTVTLLASNGVPGLQVCREKSKQPRVWEDVIHIDGAFIVNIGDLMERWTNCLFQSTVHRVIPAGQERYSVAFFLDPNEDSLVECLASCCNESLPPRFPPIRSGDYLKERFRLTYGS, encoded by the exons ATGGCGGAGGGTCTGAAGCTACCTATCATAGACTTGTCCTCACCGGACCGCACCTCCTCCGCCAGATTAATCCGtcag GCTTGCATGGAGTGTGGTTTCTTTTACTTGGTGAATCATGGTGTTGAGGAAGAGTTACTTGGCCGAGTGTTTGATCAGAGCAGTAAGTTTTTTTCACTTCCTTTGGAAGTTAAGTCCAAATTGGCGCGCAAACAAAACAGAGGCTACACAGCGCTCTTTGCTGAGAACCTTGACCCCACTGCCAGCTCCAAAG GTGATTCAAAAGAGAGTTTTTACATTGGCCCTTTAGAAGACGCAACTCAAAATAAGTTGAATCAATGGCCTTCAGAAG ATATCCTTCCATCCTGGAGACCTACAATGGAATCCTACTATAAAAAAGTTCT TTCAACTGGGAAAAGATTATTATCTCTGATTGCCCTGGCTTTGAACCTGGATGAGGATTTTTTTGAGAAAGTGGGGGGTCTGAATAAACACACAGCACTTCTTCGCCTTTTGCACTACCCAG GTCAACTGGGATCATCTGATGAAGAAGTACTTGGTGCTTCTGCTCATTCAGATTATGGAACAGTCACACTCCTGGCATCCAATGGTGTCCCAGGACTTCAG GTTTGTAGGGAAAAATCTAAGCAACCACGGGTTTGGGAAGACGTTATTCACATAGATGG AGCATTCATTGTTAACATTGGGGATTTGATGGAGAGGTGGACTAATTGTTTGTTCCA gtcaACGGTGCACAGAGTTATACCAGCAGGACAAGAACGCTACTCT GTGGCTTTCTTCTTAGACCCCAATGAAGACTCTCTGGTAGAATGCCTGGCAAGTTGTTGCAATGAATCATTGCCGCCAAG ATTTCCTCCCATCCGCAGCGGGGACTACCTGAAAGAGCGGTTTAGGCTTACTTATGGCTCATAA
- the LOC112179928 gene encoding 2-oxoglutarate-Fe(II) type oxidoreductase hxnY isoform X2 has translation MAEGLKLPIIDLSSPDRTSSARLIRQACMECGFFYLVNHGVEEELLGRVFDQSSKFFSLPLEVKSKLARKQNRGYTALFAENLDPTASSKGDSKESFYIGPLEDATQNKLNQWPSEDILPSWRPTMESYYKKVLSTGKRLLSLIALALNLDEDFFEKVGGLNKHTALLRLLHYPGQLGSSDEEVLGASAHSDYGTVTLLASNGVPGLQVCREKSKQPRVWEDVIHIDGAFIVNIGDLMERSTVHRVIPAGQERYSVAFFLDPNEDSLVECLASCCNESLPPRCNNYPLQGIRTLQINAQYPSRLTTLIIIKCFMGRLRPCNWWTMLVKLPFNRVLVLFSTKPRNRYYTSNLSDTKSLLQVTTN, from the exons ATGGCGGAGGGTCTGAAGCTACCTATCATAGACTTGTCCTCACCGGACCGCACCTCCTCCGCCAGATTAATCCGtcag GCTTGCATGGAGTGTGGTTTCTTTTACTTGGTGAATCATGGTGTTGAGGAAGAGTTACTTGGCCGAGTGTTTGATCAGAGCAGTAAGTTTTTTTCACTTCCTTTGGAAGTTAAGTCCAAATTGGCGCGCAAACAAAACAGAGGCTACACAGCGCTCTTTGCTGAGAACCTTGACCCCACTGCCAGCTCCAAAG GTGATTCAAAAGAGAGTTTTTACATTGGCCCTTTAGAAGACGCAACTCAAAATAAGTTGAATCAATGGCCTTCAGAAG ATATCCTTCCATCCTGGAGACCTACAATGGAATCCTACTATAAAAAAGTTCT TTCAACTGGGAAAAGATTATTATCTCTGATTGCCCTGGCTTTGAACCTGGATGAGGATTTTTTTGAGAAAGTGGGGGGTCTGAATAAACACACAGCACTTCTTCGCCTTTTGCACTACCCAG GTCAACTGGGATCATCTGATGAAGAAGTACTTGGTGCTTCTGCTCATTCAGATTATGGAACAGTCACACTCCTGGCATCCAATGGTGTCCCAGGACTTCAG GTTTGTAGGGAAAAATCTAAGCAACCACGGGTTTGGGAAGACGTTATTCACATAGATGG AGCATTCATTGTTAACATTGGGGATTTGATGGAGAG gtcaACGGTGCACAGAGTTATACCAGCAGGACAAGAACGCTACTCT GTGGCTTTCTTCTTAGACCCCAATGAAGACTCTCTGGTAGAATGCCTGGCAAGTTGTTGCAATGAATCATTGCCGCCAAG GTGTAACAACTATCCATTGCAAGGAATTCGGACCTTACAGATAAATGCTCAATACCCAAGTAGGCTTACAACGTTGATTATAATCAAGTGCTTTATGGGTCGTCTCAGACCTTGCAATTGGTGGACCATGTTAGTGAAGTTACCATTCAATAGAGTTCTAGTTCTTTTTTCGACTAAACCAAGAAACAGATACTATACCTCTAATTTAAGTGATACTAAATCTCTGTTACAAGTTACAACGAACTAG
- the LOC112179928 gene encoding 2-oxoglutarate-Fe(II) type oxidoreductase hxnY isoform X1, whose product MAEGLKLPIIDLSSPDRTSSARLIRQACMECGFFYLVNHGVEEELLGRVFDQSSKFFSLPLEVKSKLARKQNRGYTALFAENLDPTASSKGDSKESFYIGPLEDATQNKLNQWPSEDILPSWRPTMESYYKKVLSTGKRLLSLIALALNLDEDFFEKVGGLNKHTALLRLLHYPGQLGSSDEEVLGASAHSDYGTVTLLASNGVPGLQVCREKSKQPRVWEDVIHIDGAFIVNIGDLMERWTNCLFQSTVHRVIPAGQERYSVAFFLDPNEDSLVECLASCCNESLPPRCNNYPLQGIRTLQINAQYPSRLTTLIIIKCFMGRLRPCNWWTMLVKLPFNRVLVLFSTKPRNRYYTSNLSDTKSLLQVTTN is encoded by the exons ATGGCGGAGGGTCTGAAGCTACCTATCATAGACTTGTCCTCACCGGACCGCACCTCCTCCGCCAGATTAATCCGtcag GCTTGCATGGAGTGTGGTTTCTTTTACTTGGTGAATCATGGTGTTGAGGAAGAGTTACTTGGCCGAGTGTTTGATCAGAGCAGTAAGTTTTTTTCACTTCCTTTGGAAGTTAAGTCCAAATTGGCGCGCAAACAAAACAGAGGCTACACAGCGCTCTTTGCTGAGAACCTTGACCCCACTGCCAGCTCCAAAG GTGATTCAAAAGAGAGTTTTTACATTGGCCCTTTAGAAGACGCAACTCAAAATAAGTTGAATCAATGGCCTTCAGAAG ATATCCTTCCATCCTGGAGACCTACAATGGAATCCTACTATAAAAAAGTTCT TTCAACTGGGAAAAGATTATTATCTCTGATTGCCCTGGCTTTGAACCTGGATGAGGATTTTTTTGAGAAAGTGGGGGGTCTGAATAAACACACAGCACTTCTTCGCCTTTTGCACTACCCAG GTCAACTGGGATCATCTGATGAAGAAGTACTTGGTGCTTCTGCTCATTCAGATTATGGAACAGTCACACTCCTGGCATCCAATGGTGTCCCAGGACTTCAG GTTTGTAGGGAAAAATCTAAGCAACCACGGGTTTGGGAAGACGTTATTCACATAGATGG AGCATTCATTGTTAACATTGGGGATTTGATGGAGAGGTGGACTAATTGTTTGTTCCA gtcaACGGTGCACAGAGTTATACCAGCAGGACAAGAACGCTACTCT GTGGCTTTCTTCTTAGACCCCAATGAAGACTCTCTGGTAGAATGCCTGGCAAGTTGTTGCAATGAATCATTGCCGCCAAG GTGTAACAACTATCCATTGCAAGGAATTCGGACCTTACAGATAAATGCTCAATACCCAAGTAGGCTTACAACGTTGATTATAATCAAGTGCTTTATGGGTCGTCTCAGACCTTGCAATTGGTGGACCATGTTAGTGAAGTTACCATTCAATAGAGTTCTAGTTCTTTTTTCGACTAAACCAAGAAACAGATACTATACCTCTAATTTAAGTGATACTAAATCTCTGTTACAAGTTACAACGAACTAG
- the LOC112175460 gene encoding 2-oxoglutarate-Fe(II) type oxidoreductase hxnY isoform X2, with protein sequence MAEGLKLPIIDLSSPDRTSSASSIRQACIDCGFFYLVNHGVEDELLGQVFDQSSKFFSLPLEVKSKLTRKQNRGYTALFAENLDPSASSKGDSKESFYIGPLEDATQNKLNQWPSEDILPSWRPTMESYYKKVLSAGKRVLSLIALALNLDEDFFEKVGDLNKHTAVLRLLHYPGQLGSSDEEVLGASAHSDYGMITLLASNGVPGLQVCREKSKQPRVWEDVLHIDGAFIVNIGDLMERSTVHRVIPAGQERYSVVFFLEPNEETLVECLASCCNESLPPRFPPIRSGDYLKERFRLTYGSSE encoded by the exons ATGGCTGAGGGTCTGAAGCTGCCTATCATAGACTTGTCCTCACCGGACCGCACCTCCTCCGCCAGTTCAATCCGtcag GCTTGCATAGACTGTGGTTTCTTTTACTTGGTGAATCATGGTGTTGAGGACGAGTTACTTGGCCAAGTGTTTGATCAGAGCAGTAAGTTTTTTTCACTTCCTTTGGAGGTCAAGTCCAAATTGACGCGCAAACAAAACAGAGGCTACACTGCGCTCTTTGCTGAGAACCTTGACCCCAGTGCCAGCTCCAAAG GTGATTCAAAAGAGAGTTTTTACATTGGCCCTTTAGAAGACGCAACTCAAAATAAGTTGAATCAATGGCCTTCAGAAG ATATCCTTCCATCCTGGCGACCTACAATGGAATCCTACTATAAAAAAGTTCT TTCTGCTGGGAAAAGAGTACTATCCCTGATTGCCCTGGCTTTGAACCTGGATGAGGATTTTTTTGAGAAAGTGGGGGATCTAAATAAACACACAGCAGTTCTTCGCCTTTTGCACTATCCAG GTCAACTGGGATCATCTGATGAAGAAGTACTTGGTGCTTCTGCTCATTCAGATTATGGGATGATCACACTCCTGGCATCCAATGGTGTCCCAGGACTTCAG GTTTGTAGGGAAAAATCTAAGCAACCACGGGTTTGGGAAGATGTTCTTCACATAGATGG AGCATTCATTGTTAACATTGGGGATTTGATGGAGAG gtcaACGGTGCACAGGGTTATACCAGCAGGACAAGAACGCTACTCT GTGGTTTTCTTCTTAGAACCCAATGAAGAAACTCTGGTAGAATGCCTGGCAAGTTGTTGCAATGAATCATTGCCGCCAAG ATTTCCTCCCATCCGCAGCGGGGACTACCTGAAAGAGCGGTTTAGACTTACTTATGGCTCATCAGAGTGA
- the LOC112175460 gene encoding 2-oxoglutarate-Fe(II) type oxidoreductase hxnY isoform X1, with the protein MAEGLKLPIIDLSSPDRTSSASSIRQACIDCGFFYLVNHGVEDELLGQVFDQSSKFFSLPLEVKSKLTRKQNRGYTALFAENLDPSASSKGDSKESFYIGPLEDATQNKLNQWPSEDILPSWRPTMESYYKKVLSAGKRVLSLIALALNLDEDFFEKVGDLNKHTAVLRLLHYPGQLGSSDEEVLGASAHSDYGMITLLASNGVPGLQVCREKSKQPRVWEDVLHIDGAFIVNIGDLMERWTNCLFQSTVHRVIPAGQERYSVVFFLEPNEETLVECLASCCNESLPPRFPPIRSGDYLKERFRLTYGSSE; encoded by the exons ATGGCTGAGGGTCTGAAGCTGCCTATCATAGACTTGTCCTCACCGGACCGCACCTCCTCCGCCAGTTCAATCCGtcag GCTTGCATAGACTGTGGTTTCTTTTACTTGGTGAATCATGGTGTTGAGGACGAGTTACTTGGCCAAGTGTTTGATCAGAGCAGTAAGTTTTTTTCACTTCCTTTGGAGGTCAAGTCCAAATTGACGCGCAAACAAAACAGAGGCTACACTGCGCTCTTTGCTGAGAACCTTGACCCCAGTGCCAGCTCCAAAG GTGATTCAAAAGAGAGTTTTTACATTGGCCCTTTAGAAGACGCAACTCAAAATAAGTTGAATCAATGGCCTTCAGAAG ATATCCTTCCATCCTGGCGACCTACAATGGAATCCTACTATAAAAAAGTTCT TTCTGCTGGGAAAAGAGTACTATCCCTGATTGCCCTGGCTTTGAACCTGGATGAGGATTTTTTTGAGAAAGTGGGGGATCTAAATAAACACACAGCAGTTCTTCGCCTTTTGCACTATCCAG GTCAACTGGGATCATCTGATGAAGAAGTACTTGGTGCTTCTGCTCATTCAGATTATGGGATGATCACACTCCTGGCATCCAATGGTGTCCCAGGACTTCAG GTTTGTAGGGAAAAATCTAAGCAACCACGGGTTTGGGAAGATGTTCTTCACATAGATGG AGCATTCATTGTTAACATTGGGGATTTGATGGAGAGGTGGACTAATTGTTTGTTCCA gtcaACGGTGCACAGGGTTATACCAGCAGGACAAGAACGCTACTCT GTGGTTTTCTTCTTAGAACCCAATGAAGAAACTCTGGTAGAATGCCTGGCAAGTTGTTGCAATGAATCATTGCCGCCAAG ATTTCCTCCCATCCGCAGCGGGGACTACCTGAAAGAGCGGTTTAGACTTACTTATGGCTCATCAGAGTGA
- the LOC112180870 gene encoding probable phosphoribosylformylglycinamidine synthase, chloroplastic/mitochondrial, protein MAGVREITAGEFIKGGHKQGLFSHRGALKGRSPMLWGTLHSSVRGSANRRNASLRCRAQEKPTAVVSAVSSSVEALPTVVEKPSSSVIHFYRVPLIQESAASELLKTVQSKISSQIVGLKTEQCFNIGLISQLSSDKLLVLNWLLQETYEPENLGVDSFLEKKRQEGLNTVIVEVGPRLSFTTAWSSNAVSICRACGLTEVTRLERSRRYLLFSKGNLQDQQINEFAAMVHDRMTECVYTQQLTSFETSLVPDKVRHIPVMERGRKALEEINQEMGLAFDEQDLQYYTRLFKEEIKRNPTTVELFDIAQSNSEHSRHWFFTGKIFIDGQPMDKTLMQIVKSTLQANPNNSVIGFKDNSSAIRGFLVKQLRPVQPGSTSPLHMSARDLDILFTAETHNFPCAVAPYPGAETGAGGRIRDTHATGRGSFVVASTAGYCVGNLNMEGSYAPWEDPSFLYPSNLASPLQILIDASNGASDYGNKFGEPLIQGYTRTFGMRLPSGERREWLKPIMFSAGIGQIDHTHITKGEPDIGMLVVKIGGPAYRIGMGGGAASSMVSGQNDAELDFNAVQRGDAEMAQKLYRVVRACIEMGESNPIISIHDQGAGGNCNVVKEIIYPKGGEIDIRAIVVGDYTMSVLEIWGAEYQEQDAILVKPESRELLQSICERERCSMAVIGTINGEGRIVLIDSLAIEKSKSSGLPPPDPAVDLELEKVLGDMPQKSFKFERMADAREPLDIAPGITVMDALKRVLRLPSICSKRFLTSKVDRCVTGLVAQQQTVGPLQIPLSDVGVIAQTFTGLTGGACAIGEQPIKGLLDPKAMARLAVGEALTNLVWAKVTSLSDVKASGNWMYAAKLDGEGAAMYDAANALSEAMIKLGIAIDGGKDSLSMAAHAAGEVVKAPGNLVISVYCTCPDITKTVTPDLKLGDDGVLLHIDLAAGKRRLGGSALAQVFDQIGNDCPDLEDVPYLKRVFEGVQGLLDDELISAGHDISDGGLLVCALEMAFAGNRGINLDLTTHRKSLFQTIFSEELGLVIEVSKKNLDMVIGKLSSGGISAEIIGQVTATPSIVLKVDGVTHLNESTSFVRDMWEDTSFQLEKFQRLASCVDLEKEGLKDRHEPSWQLSFTPSFTDEKYMTTTSKPKVAVIREEGSNGDREMAAAFYAAGFEPWDITMSDLLNGAVSLQEFRGIVFVGGFSYADVLDSAKGWSASIRFNQPLLNQFQEFYKRHDTFSLGVCNGCQLMALLGWVPGPQVGGVHGGGGDPSQPRFIHNESGRFECRFTSVKIEDSPSIMLKGMEGSTLGVWAAHGEGRAYFPDDGVFDRVLHSKLAPVRYCDDDGIGTELYPFNLNGSPLGVAAICSPDGRHLAMMPHPERCFLMWQYPWYPKQWDVEKKGPSPWLRMFQNAREWCSRNDA, encoded by the exons ATGGCTGGTGTTCGGGAGATCACTGCTGGTGAATTCATAAAA GGTGGCCATAAACAGGGCCTGTTTTCTCACAGAGGTGCTTTGAAAGGAAGAAGCCCTATGCTTTGGGGCACGCTGCACAGTTCAGTGCGGGGTTCTGCCAATAGGAGAAATGCTTCATTGAGATGTCGTGCTCAAGAGAAGCCCACAGCTGTTGTTTCGGCTGTCAGCAGTTCGGTGGAGGCGCTACCGACTGTGGTTGAGAAGCCTTCTTCCTCAGTTATCCATTTTTATCGTGTCCCTCTCATTCAGGAGAGTGCAGCGTCTGAGCTTCTCAAAACAGTGCAGTCAAAGATTTCGAGCCAGATAGTTGGTTTGAAAACTGAGCAGTGTTTCAACATTGGGCTCATTTCACAGCTTTCTAGTGACAAGCTTTTAGTGCTTAACTGGCTTCTTCAGGAGACTTATGAGCCAGAGAATTTGGGGGTCGACAGCTTTCTTGAAAAGAAGAGGCAGGAAGGGCTGAACACAGTTATTGTTGAGGTTGGTCCTCGGTTGTCGTTTACAACAGCGTGGTCTTCCAATGCTGTCTCGATATGTAGAGCTTGTGGCTTGACAGAGGTGACTCGTTTGGAACGGTCGAGGAGGTACTTGTTGTTTAGTAAGGGAAACTTGCAGGATCAACAGATTAATGAGTTTGCTGCAATGGTTCATGATCGGATGACGGAGTGTGTTTACACCCAGCAGCTCACTTCTTTTGAAACAAGTTTGGTTCCCGACAAAGTACGCCATATTCCTGTCATGGAGAGAGGTCGGAAGGCGTTAGAGGAGATTAATCAGGAAATGGGTTTGGCATTTGATGAGCAAGATCTCCAATACTACACCAGGCTATTCAAGGAAGAGATCAAGCGGAATCCAACAACAGTTGAACTCTTTGATATTGCACAGTCCAACAGTGAGCATAGCAGGCACTGGTTTTTTACTGGTAAAATTTTTATAGATGGACAGCCCATGGACAAAACTCTAATGCAAATTGTGAAGAGCACTTTGCAAGCAAACCCAAACAATTCTGTCATTGGGTTTAAGGACAACTCGAGTGCAATCAGAGGATTTCTTGTGAAGCAATTGCGACCGGTTCAGCCAGGTTCAACATCTCCATTGCACATGTCTGCACGTGACCTTGATATACTATTTACTGCAGAGACCCATAATTTTCCATGTGCTGTAGCACCTTACCCTGGTGCAGAGACAGGTGCAGGAGGTAGAATCAGAGACACCCATGCAACTGGAAGGGGCTCTTTTGTGGTAGCATCTACTGCTGGTTATTGTGTCGGAAATCTCAATATGGAAGGATCTTATGCTCCTTGGGAAGATCCGTCTTTCCTGTATCCATCAAATTTGGCCTCACCTTTGCAGATCCTCATAGATGCTAGTAATGGTGCATCAGACTACGGCAACAAATTTGGTGAGCCCTTGATTCAGGGTTACACTAGAACCTTTGGAATGAGACTCCCAAGTGGTGAGAGGCGGGAATGGTTGAAGCCAATCATGTTCAGTGCAGGAATTGGACAGATTGATCACACCCATATAACAAAGGGAGAGCCTGATATTGGCATGCTAGTTGTAAAGATTGGAGGCCCTGCTTATCGTATTGGTATGGGTGGTGGGGCTGCATCGAGCATGGTTAGTGGCCAAAATGATGCGGAGCTTGATTTCAATGCTGTACAGCGTGGGGATGCAGAGATGGCACAAAAATTGTATCGTGTTGTTCGTGCCTGCATTGAGATGGGGGAGAGTAACCCAATCATTAGCATTCATGACCAAGGAGCTGGTGGAAACTGCAACGTGGTTAAGGAAATTATTTATCCGAAGGGTGGTGAGATTGATATCCGGGCAATTGTGGTTGGTGATTACACAATGTCTGTCTTGGAGATATGGGGCGCAGAATATCAGGAACAAGATGCCATCTTGGTTAAACCTGAAAGTCGCGAACTTTTGCAATCAATATgtgaaagagaaaggtgttcTATGGCTGTTATTGGAACAATAAATGGTGAGGGACGTATTGTTTTAATTGATAGCTTAGCTATTGAAAAATCTAAATCAAGTGGCCTCCCTCCACCTGATCCTGCTGTCGATTTGGAGCTTGAGAAAGTACTTGGTGATATGCCACAAAAAAGCTTTAAATTCGAGCGGATGGCAGATGCACGAGAGCCACTTGATATTGCCCCTGGAATCACAGTAATGGATGCTCTTAAGAGAGTTTTAAGACTTCCATCCATCTGTTCAAAGCGCTTCTTGACCTCGAAAGTAGACAGGTGTGTTACAGGTCTGGTAGCTCAGCAGCAAACTGTCGGGCCCCTGCAAATTCCTCTCTCTGATGTTGGAGTAATTGCTCAGACTTTTACCGGCTTGACTGGAGGTGCATGTGCCATTGGGGAGCAGCCAATCAAAGGTTTGTTGGATCCAAAAGCAATGGCTAGATTGGCAGTTGGAGAAGCACTCACAAATCTTGTTTGGGCTAAGGTCACTTCTCTATCTGATGTTAAAGCAAGTGGGAATTGGATGTATGCAGCCAAGCTTGATGGTGAAGGAGCAGCCATGTATGATGCTGCTAATGCTCTTTCAGAGGCGATGATCAAACTTGGTATTGCTATTGATGGGGGAAAGGACAGTCTTTCCATGGCAGCCCATGCTGCAGGAGAAGTTGTTAAGGCTCCTGGAAATCTTGTAATCAGTGTTTATTGTACTTGTCCTGACATAACAAAAACAGTAACCCCAGATTTGAAGCTTGGAGATGATGGTGTTCTGCTTCACATTGATTTAGCCGCAGGAAAGCGGCGATTAGGTGGCTCTGCTCTTGCTCAGGTTTTTGACCAGATTGGGAACGATTGTCCTGACCTTGAGGATGTTCCGTATCTGAAGCGAGTGTTTGAGGGAGTTCAAGGCCTTCTTGATGATGAACTGATCTCTGCTGGCCATGATATCAGTGATGGTGGGCTTCTGGTCTGTGCCCTTGAGATGGCATTTGCTGGCAATCGTGGCATTAATTTGGACTTGACTACGCACCGGAAAAGCCTCTTCCAAACAATTTTTTCTGAAGAGCTTGGTCTGGTTATTGAGGTCAGCAAGAAAAACTTAGATATGGTAATAGGAAAGCTAAGCAGTGGAGGTATTTCTGCAGAGATTATTGGACAGGTAACTGCCACACCTTCAATAGTGTTAAAGGTGGATGGGGTAACTCATTTGAACGAAAGTACTTCTTTTGTAAGGGACATGTGGGAGGATACTAgttttcagctggaaaaatttCAGAGATTGGCTTCTTGTGTTGATCTAGAGAAAGAAGGGTTGAAAGATAGGCATGAGCCTTCATGGCAGTTGTCTTTTACTCCATCCTTCACAGATGAAAAGTATATGACCACGACCTCCAAACCGAAGGTGGCTGTTATTCGAGAAGAAGGAAGCAATGGGGATAGAGAAATGGCTGCGGCATTTTATGCTGCTGGCTTTGAGCCATGGGATATTACAATGTCAGACCTTCTTAATGGAGCTGTATCACTGCAAGAGTTCCGTGGAATTGTGTTTGTTGGAGGTTTTAGCTATGCTGATGTCCTTGATTCTGCAAAAGGTTGGTCTGCTTCAATTAGATTTAATCAGCCCCTTCTAAATCAATTTCAGGAGTTTTACAAGAGGCACGACACTTTCAGTCTTGGCGTTTGCAATGGGTGTCAGCTTATGGCTCTTTTGGGCTGGGTCCCAGGTCCTCAAGTTGGGGGTGTgcatggtggtggtggggatCCATCACAGCCGAGGTTCATTCACAATGAGTCAGGCCGGTTTGAGTGTCGCTTTACTAGTGTAAAAATTGAGGACTCACCTTCTATAATGTTAAAAGGAATGGAAGGCAGTACTTTGGGCGTGTGGGCTGCCCATGGTGAGGGAAGAGCCTATTTTCCTGATGATGGTGTTTTTGATCGTGTGCTCCACTCCAAGTTGGCTCCAGTAAGATATTGTGATGATGATGGGATTGGAACGGAACTTTATCCCTTCAACCTGAATGGCTCTCCCTTGGGAGTTGCGGCAATTTGTTCACCAGATGGGAGGCATCTTGCCATGATGCCTCATCCAGAGCGCTGCTTCTTAATGTGGCAGTACCCATGGTATCCCAAGCAGTGGGATGTTGAAAAGAAAGGCCCTAGTCCATGGCTACGGATGTTCCAGAATGCCAGAGAGTGGTGCTCCAGAAATG ATGCCTGA